From a single Flavobacteriales bacterium genomic region:
- a CDS encoding phosphoadenylyl-sulfate reductase, which produces MDLITPQVERFRAALQRHAEQNNRIFASSSFQTHSIPMLHLISSIDNSIPIYFLDTGYHFPETLTFRDEVAELLGLEVRIIRSPIEKIKQRHENGHLLFASDPDHCCFLNKTLPMEPVLHDFDVWISGVRRDQSSVRKQFDYEQPGKHGTTRLHPMLEWNSKMIWDYRKEHSLPIHPLEKDGFLSIGCAPCTRKFDMSGDTDRQGRWAGMKKNECGLHTDLASS; this is translated from the coding sequence ATGGATCTTATCACACCCCAAGTCGAACGATTCCGTGCCGCATTGCAAAGGCACGCTGAACAGAATAACCGAATATTCGCAAGCTCGAGCTTTCAAACACACAGCATTCCAATGTTGCATTTGATTAGCTCGATCGACAATTCCATTCCAATCTATTTCTTGGACACGGGCTACCATTTCCCTGAAACATTAACCTTCAGGGATGAAGTCGCGGAACTACTCGGCCTCGAAGTGCGCATCATTCGCTCCCCTATCGAAAAGATCAAGCAACGCCATGAAAACGGTCATTTGCTCTTTGCGAGCGATCCCGACCATTGTTGCTTCTTGAACAAGACCCTGCCCATGGAGCCGGTATTGCACGATTTTGATGTATGGATCTCCGGAGTACGCCGCGATCAAAGCTCGGTGCGCAAACAATTCGACTACGAGCAACCAGGAAAACACGGGACAACGCGTTTGCACCCGATGCTCGAGTGGAACAGTAAAATGATCTGGGATTACAGAAAGGAACACAGCTTACCCATTCACCCACTCGAAAAAGATGGATTCTTGAGTATAGGTTGCGCTCCTTGTACACGCAAATTCGACATGTCGGGCGATACTGACCGCCAAGGACGATGGGCCGGAATGAAAAAAAATGAGTGCGGGCTGCACACTGATCTAGCTTCGTCATGA